One window from the genome of Nitrospirae bacterium YQR-1 encodes:
- a CDS encoding ATP-dependent Clp protease ATP-binding subunit produces the protein MFEKFTERGRKVIIYAKEEAENRQNDYLGTEHLLLAVLRDKDGLPVTILRKMGLATDEIRIEVERNLPAGSNLLTFGEIPFTPRAKKVLELSVEEARLLGHNYIGSEHLLLGLIREDEGIGGKILRSLGANLLGARQLTINLSMRSQTFAKLKKGNTPALNEFGRDLTQMAAEGTLDPVIGREDEIERILQVLGRRIKNNPAVVGEPGVGKTAVVEGLAQKINSGDIPENLMGKRIISLDLGALIAGTKYRGQFEERLKIIMKEIKQSDNIILFIDELHTLIGAGAAEGSVDASSMLKPALSRGEIQCIGATTSNEFRKYIEKDGALERRFQPIFIQPPSVDDTIKILSGLKSRYESHHGVKITGAAIAAAAKLSDLYITDRNLPDKAIDVIDETGSRIKLKRFTPPVELKDIEKDLERLYKEKSLYIKLNDIERAAAIRGEEEKHKKLHFIVQKKWQENLSREVSLLAEDDIAYTVSKMTGIPLSRLEEEETQRLLHMEEEIHKRIISQNDAISAVCRAIRRSRAGIKNRKKPVGSFFFLGPTGVGKTELAKALAEFLFNDEKALIKLDMSEYMERFNVSRLTGAPPGYIGYDDGGQLTEKVRKKPYSVVLFDELEKAHYDVFNVLLQILDEGTLTDNYGRRVDFKNTVIIMTSNLGARLIEKATPLGFRRNEKSSVYAKIKDNVLDELKKTFNPEFLNRIDETVVFHPLEKEDLYSILDLLIDETNKQLIEQDLAIELDDSVKDWLIEKYYQPAYGARPMRRAIQKEIDDQLSEEILRGRFKDVRKIKIVLRDNTPVFTEADELEYISVDLGAVN, from the coding sequence ATGTTTGAAAAGTTTACAGAAAGAGGCAGAAAGGTAATAATATATGCAAAGGAGGAGGCGGAGAACAGGCAAAACGATTATCTGGGAACAGAGCACCTGCTTTTGGCAGTCCTCAGGGATAAGGACGGTTTGCCGGTAACAATATTACGTAAAATGGGGTTGGCAACCGATGAAATACGCATTGAGGTGGAGAGGAATCTGCCGGCCGGCTCAAATCTGCTCACCTTTGGTGAAATACCATTTACACCACGGGCAAAAAAGGTGCTTGAACTCTCTGTTGAAGAGGCACGTTTACTTGGCCATAACTACATAGGAAGTGAGCATCTTCTTTTAGGGCTGATACGGGAAGACGAGGGAATAGGTGGTAAGATTCTCAGAAGCCTTGGTGCAAACCTCCTTGGAGCAAGGCAACTGACTATAAACCTTTCTATGAGAAGCCAGACCTTTGCAAAGTTAAAGAAAGGCAATACACCGGCTTTGAATGAATTTGGCAGAGACCTGACACAGATGGCAGCTGAGGGCACACTGGACCCTGTAATAGGCCGTGAGGACGAAATAGAGAGAATTTTGCAGGTTTTGGGCAGAAGGATAAAAAATAATCCTGCCGTGGTAGGTGAACCCGGCGTAGGAAAAACGGCGGTAGTTGAGGGGCTTGCCCAAAAAATCAACTCCGGCGATATCCCTGAAAATCTTATGGGAAAGAGGATAATATCGCTTGATTTAGGCGCTCTGATAGCTGGTACCAAGTACAGGGGGCAGTTTGAAGAACGGCTCAAAATCATAATGAAAGAAATAAAGCAATCAGACAATATAATCCTCTTTATAGATGAGCTGCATACACTAATTGGAGCAGGGGCTGCCGAGGGCTCGGTAGATGCTTCCAGTATGCTTAAGCCGGCTCTGTCAAGAGGCGAGATACAGTGCATCGGGGCTACCACATCCAACGAATTTAGAAAATATATAGAAAAAGACGGAGCCCTTGAACGGCGTTTTCAACCGATTTTCATACAGCCACCCTCTGTTGATGATACAATAAAAATATTGAGCGGTTTAAAGAGCCGGTATGAGTCTCATCACGGTGTAAAAATAACCGGGGCAGCTATTGCTGCTGCTGCAAAACTATCCGATCTCTATATTACCGACAGAAACCTTCCCGATAAAGCCATAGATGTCATAGATGAGACCGGTTCAAGGATAAAATTAAAACGTTTCACCCCTCCTGTGGAATTGAAGGATATTGAAAAGGACCTTGAAAGGCTGTACAAGGAAAAGTCACTGTACATAAAGTTAAACGATATAGAGAGGGCTGCCGCCATAAGGGGCGAGGAGGAAAAACACAAAAAACTTCATTTCATAGTCCAGAAGAAATGGCAGGAAAACCTCAGTAGGGAAGTCTCCCTGTTGGCAGAAGATGACATAGCATATACGGTTTCCAAAATGACCGGCATACCCCTTTCACGACTTGAGGAGGAGGAAACTCAACGCCTTTTGCACATGGAAGAGGAAATCCACAAAAGGATTATATCGCAAAACGACGCTATTAGTGCCGTGTGCAGAGCAATACGACGCTCAAGGGCAGGGATAAAGAACAGAAAGAAACCGGTTGGGTCTTTTTTCTTTCTTGGGCCCACAGGGGTTGGCAAGACCGAATTGGCCAAGGCACTGGCAGAGTTTTTGTTTAACGATGAGAAGGCTTTGATAAAGCTGGATATGTCTGAGTACATGGAGAGGTTTAATGTTTCCCGGCTGACAGGCGCCCCACCTGGCTATATTGGATATGACGACGGTGGGCAGTTAACCGAAAAGGTCAGAAAAAAACCCTACTCAGTAGTATTGTTTGATGAGCTGGAGAAAGCCCACTATGATGTGTTTAACGTGTTGCTTCAGATACTGGATGAGGGCACTCTTACCGACAATTATGGCAGAAGAGTGGACTTCAAAAACACTGTTATCATTATGACTTCAAACCTGGGCGCAAGGTTAATAGAAAAAGCTACTCCATTGGGATTCCGGAGAAATGAAAAATCCAGCGTTTATGCCAAAATAAAAGACAATGTTCTTGATGAGCTGAAAAAAACTTTTAACCCGGAGTTTCTCAACCGGATAGATGAGACAGTGGTGTTTCATCCGCTTGAAAAGGAGGACTTATACTCAATTTTGGATTTACTCATAGATGAGACTAATAAGCAGCTCATTGAGCAGGATCTGGCCATAGAGCTTGATGACAGTGTCAAGGACTGGTTAATAGAGAAGTACTATCAACCGGCATACGGGGCAAGACCTATGAGAAGGGCAATTCAAAAAGAGATAGACGATCAGCTCTCAGAGGAAATCCTCAGGGGTAGATTTAAGGACGTCCGCAAAATAAAGATTGTGTTACGTGACAATACCCCGGTTTTTACAGAGGCGGATGAACTGGAATATATATCTGTGGATTTAGGCGCAGTTAATTAA
- a CDS encoding TlpA family protein disulfide reductase: MKTSKALILGVMIVAAVVVLQLGRNKGMVVNLNSVEGTAVPAFTLTDSSGKTVNYESFKGKPLILNFWATWCPACKDEIPSLQSFYNEQKTTQNINIVTVLYKDDISSAQKYMKKYNYDFPVYTDSGNTSARSLGLTGVPETYLIDKNGVLVRRILGPIDWQSASGKQLLSELLSRG, translated from the coding sequence ATGAAAACATCAAAGGCATTGATATTAGGGGTGATGATAGTAGCTGCAGTTGTAGTCTTACAACTTGGCAGGAATAAGGGAATGGTGGTGAATTTAAACTCCGTAGAGGGGACGGCTGTACCGGCCTTTACACTTACCGATTCCAGTGGTAAAACAGTTAACTATGAGTCATTTAAAGGGAAACCGTTAATTCTTAACTTTTGGGCGACATGGTGTCCAGCCTGCAAGGATGAAATTCCGTCGTTACAGAGTTTTTATAATGAGCAAAAAACAACCCAAAATATAAACATCGTTACTGTTTTGTATAAGGATGATATATCATCGGCACAGAAATACATGAAAAAGTATAATTATGACTTTCCTGTATATACTGATTCCGGTAACACAAGCGCCCGTTCATTGGGGTTAACAGGGGTGCCTGAGACGTATCTGATAGATAAAAACGGTGTTCTGGTAAGACGGATATTGGGCCCGATTGATTGGCAATCTGCATCAGGTAAGCAGTTGCTTAGTGAACTTCTAAGCCGGGGATAA
- a CDS encoding DUF4416 family protein, producing the protein MPPSGESEVGVLFAGLLYADEHYLTQAKDLLIGRLGTILMESEETPWDHSAYYTGELGTPIKRRFIFFNNLINTGLIADIKLKTIAIEKDISIAGTRKINIDPGYLTLAKVVLPTTKNRSHRIYLKNGIYAETTLIYIGDNYRPHLFTYTDFTNEATLELLNKVRKIYKNKLLGR; encoded by the coding sequence GTGCCACCATCCGGTGAATCGGAGGTGGGGGTTTTATTTGCAGGCCTGCTCTATGCCGATGAGCACTACCTTACGCAGGCAAAGGATTTACTGATAGGCCGCCTCGGAACAATTTTGATGGAATCTGAAGAAACCCCGTGGGACCATTCAGCCTACTATACCGGAGAACTGGGAACTCCTATAAAAAGACGTTTTATTTTTTTTAATAATCTAATAAATACTGGATTGATTGCAGATATTAAGTTAAAAACCATCGCCATAGAAAAAGATATCTCAATTGCAGGTACAAGAAAAATAAACATAGACCCTGGATATTTAACACTTGCCAAAGTGGTGCTCCCTACAACTAAAAACCGCTCACACAGAATATATCTAAAAAACGGTATCTACGCAGAGACAACATTAATTTATATCGGCGACAATTACAGACCCCATCTTTTCACATATACGGATTTTACAAACGAGGCTACCCTTGAGCTTTTGAACAAAGTGCGTAAGATTTATAAAAATAAATTGCTTGGAAGATAA
- a CDS encoding PleD family two-component system response regulator, whose protein sequence is MEQKRPTILIVDDEKNNIDVLVNLLSGKYRIVIAKSGEQALKRLNQIDNDIDLILLDVLMPEMDGYEVCRRIKKNIDTNGIPVIFITALSETENETTGFEAGAVDYITKPFSPPVVVARVRTHLELKLYRDTCEAMAWEDGLTGIPNRRKFEEFFGFQWNATGRRRAPLSLILMDVDFFKRYNDNYGHGAGDECLKSVACALKSAMPRTSDIVARYGGEEFVCVLPDTDSAGGLKVAHRLLDAVRNLQIPHEFSDAAKHVTMSMGVSTVAPPVKVSASVLIETADKALYEAKAMGRNQVKFLALNNPI, encoded by the coding sequence GTGGAACAGAAGCGTCCGACAATTCTTATTGTAGATGACGAAAAAAACAACATAGACGTTCTTGTTAATCTGCTAAGTGGAAAATATCGGATCGTTATCGCTAAAAGCGGAGAACAAGCTCTGAAACGTTTGAACCAAATTGATAATGATATAGACTTAATCCTTCTGGATGTATTAATGCCGGAGATGGATGGATATGAAGTATGCCGCAGGATTAAGAAAAATATAGACACCAACGGTATTCCGGTTATTTTCATAACAGCGTTAAGTGAAACAGAAAATGAAACAACCGGATTTGAGGCGGGAGCGGTTGATTATATAACAAAACCATTTTCACCTCCTGTTGTAGTTGCCAGAGTACGCACTCATCTTGAATTAAAACTCTACAGGGATACATGTGAGGCGATGGCCTGGGAGGACGGACTGACCGGCATCCCAAACCGCAGGAAATTTGAGGAGTTTTTTGGATTTCAATGGAATGCCACAGGAAGGAGAAGGGCTCCTTTATCTCTTATATTAATGGATGTGGACTTTTTCAAACGATATAACGATAACTATGGCCACGGTGCCGGGGATGAGTGTTTGAAATCAGTAGCGTGTGCGCTAAAGAGCGCTATGCCAAGGACATCGGATATTGTTGCACGTTATGGTGGAGAGGAGTTTGTTTGTGTGCTGCCGGATACTGATTCAGCCGGCGGCTTGAAGGTTGCGCACCGGCTACTTGATGCTGTGAGAAATCTGCAAATACCACATGAATTCTCAGATGCGGCAAAACATGTTACCATGAGTATGGGAGTTTCAACAGTAGCACCTCCTGTAAAAGTCAGTGCTTCTGTGTTGATAGAAACAGCAGATAAAGCACTTTACGAAGCAAAGGCAATGGGTAGAAATCAGGTTAAATTCCTGGCTCTAAACAACCCGATTTAA
- a CDS encoding diguanylate cyclase produces the protein MTEQKRPTILIVDDEKSNIDVLVNLLNGEYRTVVAKNGEQALKRLNPIDDDIDLILLDILMPEMDGYEVCRRIKKNIDTRGIPVIFITALGEMENETAGFEIGAVDYITKPFKPPIVRARVRTHIELKLSRDLCEAMAWEDSLTGIPNRRRFEEFFEFHWNSIGRRKTPLSLILMDIDYFKLYNDNYGHGTGDECLKTVACALKNAMPRTLDLVARYGGEEFVCVLPDTDSDGGITVANRLLDVVRNLKITHEFSVAAEHITMSAGVSTVKAPITINSGTLVETADLALYEAKAQGRNRTVFLPCYIYG, from the coding sequence ATGACAGAGCAAAAACGTCCGACAATTCTTATAGTGGATGATGAAAAGAGTAATATTGACGTCCTTGTTAATCTGCTAAACGGAGAGTATCGAACAGTGGTAGCTAAAAACGGAGAGCAGGCGTTAAAGCGTTTGAATCCAATTGACGATGATATAGATTTAATTCTTTTGGACATACTAATGCCGGAGATGGATGGCTACGAGGTATGCCGCAGGATTAAGAAAAATATAGATACCAGAGGTATTCCTGTTATTTTCATAACAGCGTTAGGCGAGATGGAGAATGAGACTGCCGGATTTGAGATAGGAGCAGTGGATTATATAACAAAGCCTTTCAAGCCGCCGATTGTTCGTGCAAGAGTACGCACACATATCGAATTAAAGCTCAGCCGTGACCTATGTGAAGCAATGGCCTGGGAGGACAGCCTGACCGGCATCCCAAACCGCAGGAGATTTGAAGAGTTTTTTGAATTTCACTGGAATAGTATAGGAAGGAGGAAGACTCCATTGTCCCTGATACTCATGGATATAGATTATTTTAAGCTCTACAACGACAACTATGGACACGGCACTGGGGATGAATGTCTGAAAACAGTTGCCTGCGCATTAAAAAATGCCATGCCGCGGACTTTGGACCTTGTTGCCCGCTACGGGGGAGAGGAGTTTGTCTGTGTACTTCCCGATACCGATTCAGATGGGGGAATAACGGTAGCAAACAGGCTGCTTGATGTTGTGAGGAATCTTAAAATCACACACGAATTCTCAGTGGCTGCAGAGCATATTACCATGAGTGCGGGAGTTTCAACTGTAAAAGCTCCAATAACGATAAATTCGGGCACACTGGTAGAAACCGCTGATCTGGCACTTTATGAAGCGAAGGCACAAGGTAGAAACCGGACTGTATTTCTACCTTGTTATATATATGGTTAA
- a CDS encoding response regulator encodes MIEFESDFLLSVLDKGQDGIVILDSEMRIVFWNRWMEKTSRIMKPDVTGKVLTEVFPELLDSRVIQGIESALSRGLPTTLSHRLTNRPFPLFQPASDPCESERMCQVIYISGIRQKDRAFMCVIRIQDISTVVSREVLLRYQTEQLEIAKEAALSANKAKSDFLANMSHEIRTPMNAVIGMTYLLQKTRLDDKQKDYLSKIQSAAVSLLGIINDILDFSKIEAGKLEMEYSAFHLDEVLHNVSNLITLKADEKKLEFCFFVAKNVPLSLVGDSLRLGQILINLANNAVKFTSKGEVIINIEADMLTDDNVCLHFSVKDTGIGLTRKQIDNLFQPFTQADTSTTRKYGGTGLGLTICKRLVEMMHGKIWVDSIQGSGSTFHFTANFARQNSERRRFRLPQDKYVGLRVLLTDDNAASREILQQALESFSFKVTPVASGKEALDELTRSVDNPYDLVFIDWKMPGMDGIETIEEINRLLPQSKVPKIIMVTAYGREEVISATKTTHVDSFLIKPVSLSIMFDTILSVFGEDAARRAVMPHMIETEVEGIEKLSGARILLVEDNEINRQVAMELLEMKDFVVDTAVNGQEAVDAVMKDGYDAVLMDIQMAVMDGFEATAIIRQEFKDLPIIAMTANVLSGDRERCIAAGMNDHLGKPIEPAMLYKILTHWIKQRDFQKDRQFSAKNSGGSRQVVKLPVGFCAINVDTGLRRVGGNAGLYVKMLGGFRDKYKDFMATLRDELAKGELDTVYRLVHTMTGVSGTIGAMELYPASQKLERALKDGNDMAALEPLINVFQGALDGVLGELSKLCDTGHQHVANKLDNEKPMIRIKVDEKLTGSIRQLALLLESGDSESSVELDKLKTMLRDYPEIGDLIIIGKQIEDYDYDKALETMVRFAKSLNVSI; translated from the coding sequence ATGATTGAGTTTGAATCAGACTTTTTGCTTTCGGTATTAGACAAGGGCCAGGATGGAATCGTAATTCTGGATTCCGAGATGCGTATAGTTTTTTGGAACCGCTGGATGGAAAAAACCTCCCGTATCATGAAACCGGATGTAACAGGAAAGGTTCTTACAGAAGTGTTTCCTGAGCTGCTTGATTCAAGAGTTATACAGGGTATAGAGAGTGCTCTTTCCCGCGGACTACCGACCACATTGTCTCACAGGCTGACCAACAGGCCGTTTCCATTGTTTCAACCCGCCTCCGACCCGTGTGAAAGTGAACGTATGTGTCAGGTTATCTATATAAGCGGCATACGTCAAAAAGACAGGGCTTTTATGTGCGTAATCCGTATTCAGGACATAAGCACAGTGGTTTCAAGGGAAGTGTTGCTGCGTTACCAGACAGAACAGCTTGAGATTGCCAAAGAGGCTGCCCTTAGCGCAAATAAGGCAAAGAGTGACTTCCTGGCTAACATGAGCCACGAGATTCGTACCCCTATGAACGCAGTTATTGGTATGACATACCTACTTCAGAAGACCCGTCTCGATGATAAGCAAAAAGACTATCTATCAAAAATACAATCTGCAGCCGTATCGTTACTGGGGATAATAAATGACATCCTTGATTTTTCAAAAATTGAGGCAGGCAAACTCGAAATGGAATACAGCGCTTTTCACTTAGATGAGGTGCTGCACAATGTATCTAATCTGATTACACTTAAGGCAGATGAAAAGAAACTGGAATTTTGTTTTTTTGTTGCAAAAAATGTTCCGCTTTCATTAGTCGGAGATTCGCTGCGTCTGGGCCAAATACTGATAAATCTTGCTAACAATGCCGTTAAATTCACATCAAAGGGTGAGGTTATTATTAACATTGAGGCTGATATGTTAACTGATGACAATGTATGTCTCCATTTTTCGGTAAAGGATACCGGTATTGGTTTAACCCGGAAACAAATAGACAACCTGTTCCAACCGTTTACTCAGGCTGATACTTCTACAACCCGAAAATATGGCGGCACCGGCCTTGGGTTAACTATATGCAAGCGGCTGGTAGAGATGATGCACGGCAAGATTTGGGTGGACAGTATTCAGGGTAGTGGTTCAACTTTCCACTTTACCGCCAACTTTGCCCGGCAAAACTCCGAACGCCGTCGCTTCCGTCTTCCGCAGGACAAATACGTGGGACTCAGGGTCCTGCTTACCGATGATAACGCAGCCTCACGTGAAATTCTTCAGCAGGCTCTTGAGTCGTTTTCATTTAAAGTAACACCGGTTGCCTCCGGTAAAGAGGCACTGGATGAGTTGACGCGCTCCGTTGACAATCCCTACGATTTGGTGTTTATTGACTGGAAGATGCCAGGGATGGACGGCATAGAGACTATAGAGGAAATCAACAGACTGCTTCCTCAAAGTAAAGTGCCTAAAATTATTATGGTCACAGCTTACGGCAGGGAAGAAGTTATTAGTGCCACTAAAACAACACATGTTGACTCGTTTCTTATTAAACCGGTGAGTCTTTCTATTATGTTTGATACCATCTTATCGGTCTTTGGTGAGGATGCAGCCAGGAGGGCCGTTATGCCCCACATGATAGAAACTGAGGTCGAGGGCATTGAAAAACTATCAGGAGCACGGATTCTTCTGGTAGAGGATAATGAGATAAACAGGCAGGTGGCAATGGAACTGCTTGAGATGAAAGACTTTGTGGTTGACACTGCCGTAAACGGACAGGAAGCAGTGGATGCCGTTATGAAAGACGGCTATGATGCAGTGCTTATGGATATTCAGATGGCCGTAATGGATGGTTTTGAGGCAACGGCAATTATACGGCAGGAGTTTAAAGATTTGCCGATTATAGCCATGACTGCAAATGTGCTTTCAGGGGACAGAGAGAGATGTATCGCAGCCGGAATGAATGACCATCTCGGTAAGCCTATTGAGCCTGCTATGCTATATAAAATTCTTACACATTGGATAAAACAAAGAGATTTTCAAAAAGACAGACAATTTTCTGCAAAGAATTCAGGTGGCAGCCGTCAGGTTGTAAAACTACCTGTCGGTTTTTGTGCAATAAATGTAGATACAGGATTAAGAAGAGTTGGCGGCAATGCCGGCCTTTATGTTAAAATGTTAGGCGGTTTTAGGGATAAGTATAAGGACTTTATGGCAACACTTAGAGATGAGTTGGCAAAAGGTGAACTTGATACTGTTTACAGGTTGGTGCACACTATGACGGGCGTATCCGGCACAATAGGGGCAATGGAGCTATATCCAGCCTCACAAAAGCTTGAGAGGGCACTGAAAGACGGAAATGATATGGCAGCTTTGGAGCCTCTGATAAATGTATTTCAGGGAGCTCTGGATGGTGTACTAGGGGAATTGTCAAAGCTTTGTGACACAGGGCATCAACATGTTGCAAATAAGCTTGACAATGAAAAACCAATGATAAGGATAAAGGTAGATGAGAAACTTACAGGTTCGATCCGCCAACTGGCTTTATTGCTTGAAAGCGGAGATTCTGAATCCTCAGTAGAACTTGATAAATTAAAAACAATGCTGAGAGATTATCCTGAAATCGGGGATTTGATAATTATTGGGAAACAGATTGAAGATTATGATTATGATAAAGCACTTGAAACCATGGTAAGGTTTGCGAAGTCATTAAATGTAAGCATATAG
- a CDS encoding chemotaxis protein CheC, with translation MELSELEQDALKEFFNMGLGMAADSLSRMVKKEILLSLPQLAVVSHTEAVDLVNHKDEGKLVAVRQNFLGDLYGTALLIFPGGKSLELVRTLLGDDVPLETLTELEQETLLDVGNVILNAFLSSFTQMMSIDFEFEAAEFLKADCEALLDMSSHKLTSSQQGGVTENREQAFFLMMDFKTAEDEQKHNSLRGYVLLLFSQDAMKTLKKEIQQIIAGL, from the coding sequence ATGGAATTAAGCGAACTGGAACAAGACGCTCTCAAGGAGTTTTTCAACATGGGGCTTGGAATGGCTGCTGATTCATTAAGCCGGATGGTCAAAAAAGAAATATTACTGTCATTACCTCAACTGGCTGTGGTTAGCCACACTGAAGCTGTAGATTTGGTTAATCATAAAGATGAGGGAAAGCTTGTTGCTGTAAGGCAGAATTTTCTTGGTGACCTTTACGGGACGGCGTTGTTGATTTTTCCCGGCGGTAAGAGCCTTGAGCTTGTCAGAACCTTACTTGGAGATGACGTTCCACTTGAGACACTCACCGAGCTTGAACAGGAGACTCTGTTAGATGTGGGTAACGTTATATTGAATGCCTTTCTCTCCAGCTTTACACAGATGATGAGTATTGATTTCGAATTTGAGGCGGCGGAATTTCTCAAGGCTGACTGTGAGGCTCTCTTAGACATGTCCTCTCATAAGTTAACATCCTCGCAGCAAGGCGGCGTTACAGAGAATAGAGAACAGGCGTTTTTTCTTATGATGGACTTTAAAACAGCAGAGGACGAACAAAAGCATAATTCCCTCAGAGGATACGTCTTGCTGCTTTTTTCACAAGATGCTATGAAAACATTAAAGAAAGAAATTCAACAGATTATAGCAGGGCTTTAG
- a CDS encoding response regulator, with amino-acid sequence MAQKTILIVDDSSLARMMIKNVVSQSFPDWVILEAGNGQDGLNHVKNHSISIALIDFNMPGMNGIELAAKLMELVPGLNVHLVTANIQETMRQRAEAMGIGFIKKPVSKDDIIRVIGALEGGK; translated from the coding sequence ATGGCGCAGAAAACTATCTTAATCGTGGATGACAGCTCTCTGGCACGTATGATGATAAAAAATGTGGTATCTCAATCATTCCCGGACTGGGTTATATTAGAGGCCGGTAATGGTCAGGACGGCCTTAACCATGTTAAGAACCACTCTATATCCATAGCCCTGATAGATTTCAATATGCCCGGGATGAACGGAATTGAGCTGGCTGCAAAGTTAATGGAACTAGTCCCTGGTTTAAACGTTCACTTAGTGACAGCCAACATTCAGGAAACCATGAGGCAGAGGGCTGAAGCGATGGGAATCGGATTTATTAAAAAACCCGTATCCAAAGACGATATTATAAGGGTAATAGGCGCACTGGAAGGGGGGAAATAA
- a CDS encoding ATP-binding protein: protein MFDKETWERLIQEFLLESTESIGHIERGLLELEANPESGKGLIEDVFRHMHTVKGNCRMLGFSRLEELAHCAENVLDILRDGTLTINRQIGSALLEVVDRVYSVLKAIEKNGEEGNIDFSILIDKLQHIQTTVTSTQNLHTSNTLDLSEFDFDDKPKPPDAVSTGTTAKYNTEESSISLETIHLPITRLDTLMNIIGTLVVTFNQLRYCLTQNRKDYQQMLDGMEQQLQQMQDEVLKYRLQPVGRVWETYHRLVRELAVESGKKVYLSMKGEDTEIDRTVLMSLKSILGHMIRNAIDHGIEPPDVRLAKGKSALGKVELSSEQRQGYIYMEIADDGAGIDLNRVKLKAAEAGLITPQQAQTIDDTTAFNLIMESGFSTTETVSKISGRGIGMDVVKKTVEKAGGTLSVSSTTDKGTCFSIRIPQTMAIVPVLLVSTSGEHFAVPQSGIVELLSFYGDEVKGNVEKKMHSLMVRSRERLLPLIRLKQVLSECDANNDNISELLLKEQCHVVILHSDEGDFGLEVDGIEETVNLVVKPLARMFSHISIISGTALMPEGTVSFLLNIAEIRKFQYQHEKI, encoded by the coding sequence ATGTTTGACAAAGAAACCTGGGAAAGATTAATACAAGAGTTTTTACTGGAAAGCACTGAGTCAATAGGACACATTGAACGGGGTCTTCTGGAGCTGGAGGCTAATCCTGAAAGCGGGAAAGGGTTGATAGAGGACGTTTTCCGCCATATGCATACGGTAAAAGGTAATTGCCGGATGCTTGGCTTCAGCAGACTTGAGGAGTTAGCCCACTGTGCAGAAAACGTTCTGGATATTTTACGGGATGGAACACTCACCATAAATCGCCAAATCGGTTCAGCTCTGCTTGAAGTGGTTGACCGTGTTTACAGTGTTCTTAAAGCTATTGAAAAAAATGGAGAAGAGGGTAATATTGATTTTAGTATTCTGATTGATAAACTACAACATATTCAAACGACGGTAACTTCAACTCAGAATTTACACACTTCCAATACTCTTGATTTATCAGAGTTTGACTTTGACGATAAACCAAAACCTCCGGATGCCGTCAGCACCGGCACGACGGCCAAATACAACACAGAAGAGTCATCAATAAGTCTTGAGACTATACACCTGCCGATTACACGTTTAGATACCCTGATGAATATAATCGGAACTCTGGTTGTCACGTTTAATCAACTGAGGTACTGCCTTACTCAAAATCGCAAGGATTACCAACAAATGCTCGATGGTATGGAGCAACAACTACAGCAAATGCAGGATGAGGTACTGAAATACCGCCTTCAACCGGTTGGGCGTGTGTGGGAAACATATCATCGGCTGGTGAGAGAGCTTGCCGTGGAATCCGGCAAGAAAGTTTATCTGAGCATGAAGGGAGAGGATACCGAAATTGACCGCACAGTACTTATGTCGCTTAAGAGCATCTTGGGACATATGATCCGAAATGCCATAGATCACGGAATAGAACCCCCTGATGTAAGACTTGCCAAAGGGAAATCCGCCTTGGGTAAAGTCGAGCTGTCCTCTGAACAAAGACAAGGCTATATTTACATGGAAATCGCCGATGACGGCGCAGGGATTGACTTAAACCGTGTCAAATTAAAGGCGGCAGAGGCTGGTCTTATTACACCTCAGCAGGCTCAAACCATAGACGATACAACAGCCTTTAATCTTATCATGGAGTCCGGGTTTTCCACCACAGAAACAGTCAGCAAGATATCAGGCCGTGGCATTGGCATGGATGTGGTGAAAAAAACTGTGGAAAAAGCGGGTGGAACACTTTCAGTCTCAAGCACCACAGATAAGGGAACCTGCTTTTCCATACGCATACCCCAGACTATGGCTATTGTCCCTGTTTTGCTGGTTTCAACGTCAGGGGAGCACTTTGCAGTTCCACAATCAGGCATTGTTGAATTACTCTCTTTTTACGGTGATGAGGTGAAGGGAAATGTTGAAAAAAAAATGCACTCTCTGATGGTTCGCTCACGGGAGCGTTTACTGCCTCTTATAAGACTAAAGCAGGTTCTCAGTGAATGTGATGCAAACAACGATAATATCAGCGAGCTGCTTCTAAAAGAACAATGCCACGTGGTAATATTACACAGCGATGAGGGTGACTTCGGCCTGGAAGTTGACGGGATAGAAGAAACAGTAAATTTGGTTGTAAAGCCCTTAGCACGTATGTTTTCTCATATATCCATCATCTCAGGAACCGCTCTTATGCCTGAGGGCACAGTGTCGTTTCTGCTTAATATTGCTGAAATCAGAAAATTTCAATATCAGCATGAAAAAATTTAA